The window TTGAAATGAATCTATTTTTTTCAATTATTTCTCGTATGCGTGATAAAGGGGATCAAACAGTTAGATTTTCTTTTGAACAACTTAAAGACTTGAGCAACTATAAACCAACTGCAAATAATCGCTTTGAAGATGATATTCAAAGAACTTATGAAAAACTAATGGGGCTTCATTTTGGAAGACGTAGTAAATCTGGATTAAATAGAGAAATGTTTGTTATGTTTACTAAATTCAGAATTGTTGGTGAAGCTGATTCTCCTTATATAGACATTGAAGTATATAAAGATGCTTTGCCACTTCTTAATAATTTAGACACGTGGGTTAGATATGCTTTAGCGGAATTTAGAGATCTTCGAAGCAGTTATGCTAAAACCGCTTTTAGATTGTTAAAAGGTTTCAGAACAACCGGTTATGCTTTTTTATCAAAAGAAGATTTTTTTGAGTTACTTGATATTCCTAAAAGTTATTGGAAAAAGCCGGGAGACGTTGATAGATACGTTCTTAAACCAATCAGAGAAGAATTAACCCCTCTTTTTAGAGGCCTAACTGTTCGAAA is drawn from Lactiplantibacillus paraplantarum and contains these coding sequences:
- a CDS encoding replication initiation protein, which produces MSNELIKYDPELNTIPLRKFTPIEMNLFFSIISRMRDKGDQTVRFSFEQLKDLSNYKPTANNRFEDDIQRTYEKLMGLHFGRRSKSGLNREMFVMFTKFRIVGEADSPYIDIEVYKDALPLLNNLDTWVRYALAEFRDLRSSYAKTAFRLLKGFRTTGYAFLSKEDFFELLDIPKSYWKKPGDVDRYVLKPIREELTPLFRGLTVRKKYGKGRGKPVIGYSFTWKPEKKDANDFSQGQFQDERQKLFNIQHNGELTEQEKWRAIDKVKGLTLGSTEKQALADKQAEHDKKIRDQARQEALAELRKGFGNNA